One Deltaproteobacteria bacterium DNA segment encodes these proteins:
- a CDS encoding type IV pilus twitching motility protein PilT, with the protein MNLTELLKKTINLGASDLHLVTGAPPKVRIAGELKDLNGYPVLTAGDTQDLCYSIMTEKQKKDFEQNLDVDFSFGIKGISRFRANVYMQRSSVAGAFRSIPFEIPSFERLGISKVVQDFTNLSQGFVLITGPTGVGKSTTLAALINKINKEKNCHIITIEDPIEFLFRHEKALISQREIGSDTETFASALKHVLRQDPDVILIGEMRDLETIRAALTAAETGHLVFATLHTNSASETITRIVDVFPAEQQDQIRVQLSSVIQGVASQTLLKRKNNKGLVLAMEIMIPNNAIRNLIRENKIPQIYSAMQAGQEKTKMKTLNQSLIELYNKGLITYNQAIDASLKKEELKTLLEKV; encoded by the coding sequence ATCAATCTGACTGAACTTTTAAAGAAAACTATTAACTTGGGTGCATCAGATCTTCACCTGGTTACAGGAGCTCCACCAAAAGTTAGAATAGCTGGCGAACTAAAAGACTTAAACGGCTATCCCGTGTTAACAGCAGGCGACACACAAGACTTATGTTACTCCATCATGACAGAAAAACAGAAAAAGGACTTTGAGCAAAACTTAGATGTGGATTTTTCTTTTGGCATAAAAGGTATAAGTCGGTTCAGGGCTAATGTGTATATGCAAAGAAGTAGTGTCGCAGGTGCTTTTCGCAGCATACCTTTTGAGATACCATCCTTTGAAAGGCTGGGAATATCTAAAGTAGTTCAAGATTTTACAAACCTCTCCCAGGGATTTGTGCTTATAACAGGCCCCACTGGTGTAGGAAAATCTACTACCTTAGCCGCATTGATAAACAAAATAAATAAGGAAAAAAATTGCCATATAATAACAATTGAAGATCCCATAGAATTTTTATTTAGGCATGAAAAAGCACTGATTTCTCAAAGAGAAATAGGGAGTGATACAGAAACCTTTGCATCTGCCTTAAAACATGTTTTAAGGCAGGATCCAGATGTAATCTTGATTGGAGAGATGAGGGATTTAGAAACAATAAGAGCAGCGTTAACAGCTGCCGAAACAGGACATTTAGTCTTTGCCACACTGCATACAAACTCCGCTTCAGAAACAATAACCCGTATTGTTGATGTATTTCCAGCAGAACAACAAGATCAGATAAGGGTGCAACTTTCTTCTGTCATTCAGGGTGTGGCAAGTCAAACACTCCTCAAAAGAAAGAATAATAAAGGTTTAGTGCTGGCAATGGAGATCATGATACCCAACAACGCTATAAGAAACCTCATCAGAGAAAATAAAATTCCTCAGATCTATTCTGCCATGCAGGCAGGACAGGAAAAAACTAAGATGAAAACACTTAACCAATCATTGATTGAATTGTATAATAAGGGATTAATTACCTACAACCAGGCAATAGATGCATCGCTAAAAAAAGAAGAATTAAAAACACTGTTGGAGAAAGTATAA